Proteins found in one Colletes latitarsis isolate SP2378_abdomen chromosome 8, iyColLati1, whole genome shotgun sequence genomic segment:
- the LOC143344840 gene encoding uncharacterized protein LOC143344840 isoform X1, whose protein sequence is MYFSRTSARVYKNAKRIILTSQGAQNMGLNAAVQALKKAEPLKDKVQRCKDLLNDSDAWVCQQQLQKIYQQVLILDLEYALDRKVEQELWNLGFKNYIATLQSQAKDRKNPKRGESQALLSWCLEAASGFYLTLLQEICTAFDLDLPFRRKGYIYGCTSPWKAVEKLSVPHKSSCFYACQYCLVHLGDIARYRNESKQAELFYRHAVSLSPSSGQPYNQLALLEASRGNKLGTVFHYTRSVAVKHPFPVATTNLAKTLSSALNDTSLNIDGKTKLTSQEYIAVFLKLHGIIHNLGDLKVAFTYAKLLTETLTALVATESFSSWMLVQMFVINLYALEHTTSVVVGSTESLKNEQFTFDEKNARDCILDLIAGSLSALLLPVYTIKNSIVEYFALPSIKLCLDWIHTKPTVLEEVAFTSRLQIWPSLCVLLNALQNCVIDFAYNQYVKVPLPEDRDLQGFLPLEKSFEYLKFTSTDLEDDIEAYNKLRAVRILRLGHCLAQYRINGSALIAITLGEEKGDNKFSSMSEGSGPSNELMKELEELSLNKERQSAISASPVFSESASSKGSTDVDMLESTLDKRIGILKPQGSLERSKDSNTECNNFESNTLSITRKPRQNIAMQAIMRRAETEQKQVTFKNVSPLVVEEENEKKTKSTLASPAKNMPVGNKNMSVIGEASKPSNVPNASTSTLVTVPNRLPLMPFATTTVQSQIISAQNQTKAAKLQHTVSQPPQINHLATKEQQTSGMLAPISSISQCVGNICYQSPSFNVQNPQFTKNYMTNHVGNMSSYPIQGHFTNSVQQSMSQNISLQHTSNQNRPLHQRMQIHSMPQNSLLHQNVGLPSSTQQNVLPNVSQNISSQQAGNLGLQQSINMQQQCHSLDIQQNHNLGVQPQNLTKTNLRPSAISLHNQVSLTSSAIMNASTLSTLNTYQKKLHQTASMVPPNVPNAPGNTLSPTTTSSFQFNFNQSDFNQNTFGQLSQKQLSSSIYNKSSDILEFSFPNQVGISKSSSQPADNYPLFHNYENTNFNLWKDTRQSQLSIPCWGSTSGNTQLHGKDTSIVENYHSWEDSVNPGNMISQVPLRTSNYQSDLQHAKHFTGGNNFEQSRSLEVDLKSTQSISTGNTYSLFSSNNTWGSSSQACNLSSQDQAKTRLSQQSLWSGPGPSPLERLLEQQKSLREGGT, encoded by the exons ATGTATTTCTCGCGGACAAGCGCACGTGTCTATAAAAAT GCAAAACGTATCATATTAACAAGTCAAGGTGCACAGAATATGGGCCTAAACGCAGCTGTACAAGCTTTAAA AAAAGCCGAGCCATTAAAGGATAAAGTTCAACGTTgcaaagatcttttaaatgacAGTGATGCATGGGTATGTCAACAACAATTACAAAAAATATATCAACAAGTTCTTATATTGGATCTGGAATATGCACTGGATAGAAAGGTTGAACAAGAACTTTGGAACCTTGGATTTAAGAATTACATAGCAACTTTGCAATCACAAGCAAAAGACAGGAAGAATCCAAAGCGAGGAGAATCACAGGCTTTGCTTAGTTGGTGTTTGGAAGCAGCAAGTGGTTTCTATTTGACATTACTACAGGAAATTTGTACTGCATTTGATTTAGATTTACCATTCAGGAG GAAAGGTTACATTTATGGGTGTACGTCGCCGTGGAAAGCTGTTGAAAAATTATCAGTGCCTCATAAGTCGTCGTGTTTTTACGCGTGTCAGTATTGCCTTGTGCATTTAGGTGATATTGCTCGTTATAGAAACGAGAGTAAACAAGCAGAGCTGTTCTACAGGCACGCGGTATCATTATCACCATCCAGTGGACAACCGTACAATCAATTAGCCCTTCTCGAAGCGTCTCGCGGCAATAAATTAGGCACCGTGTTTCATTATACACGGTCTGTTGCCGTAAAACATCCTTTTCCTGTGGCTACAACAAACTTGGCAAAAACGTTATCCTCCGCCTTAAACGACACTTCGTTGAATATTGACGGAAAAACTAAATTAACTTCTCAAGAGTACATAGCAGTCTTCTTAAAGCTTCATGGTATTATCCATAATCTTGGGGATTTGAAGGTTGCGTTTACGTATGCAAAATTATTGACAGAAACACTGACAGCTTTGGTCGCGACAGAAAGTTTTAGCTCTTGGATGCTCGTACAAATGTTCGTAATTAATTTGTATGCCTTGGAACATACGACAAGTGTTGTCGTAGGTAGCACCGAATCGTTGAAAAACGAACAATTTACGTTCGATGAAAAAAATGCTCGAGATTGCATTTTGGATCTCATAGCGGGCAGTTTATCCGCTTTATTACTACCTGTCTATACAATAAAGAATTCTATTGTCGAATACTTCGCTTTGCCTTCTATAAAACTGTGCCTTGATTGGATCCATACGAAACCCACAGTTTTGGAGGAAGTAGCTTTTACGTCGAGACTTCAAATCTGGCCCAGCCTTTGCGTCTTATTAAACGCCTTGCAGAATTGCGTAATCGATTTCGCTTACAATCAGTACGTTAAAGTACCACTGCCAGAGGATCGTGATTTACAAGGTTTCTTACCATTGGAGAAAAGTTTTGAGTATTTAAAATTTACAAGTACCGATTTAGAGGATGATATCGAGGCTTACAATAAATTACGGGCGGTTCGTATTCTTCGTTTAGGCCATTGTTTAGCCCAATATAGAATTAATGGTTCTGCATTAATTGCTATCACATTGGGAGAGGAGAAAGGCGATAACAAATTTAGCTCTATGAGTGAAGGAAGTGGGCCGAGTAACGAATTGATGAAAGAACTAGAAGAACTTAGTTTAAATAAAGAAAGACAGTCTGCGATATCGGCCAGCCCAGTGTTTTCGGAATCTGCCAGTAGTAAAGGTTCCACAGACGTCGATATGTTGGAAAGTACATTAGATAAAAGAATAGGTATATTGAAACCTCAGGGTTCATTGGAGCGAAGTAAAGATTCAAATACAGAATGTAACAATTTTGAGAGCAACACACTATCTATAACCAGAAAACCAAGACAAAATATAGCAATGCAAGCTATTATGCGACGTGCTGAAACTGAACAGAAGCAAGTTACTTTTAAGAATGTGTCTCCACTAGTCGTGGAagaggaaaatgagaaaaagactAAATCGACTTTGGCATCACCAGCAAAAAATATGCCTGTTGGAAACAAAAATATGTCAGTGATTGGAGAAGCATCAAAACCAAGTAATGTTCCTAACGCGTCCACGAGCACATTAGTTACCGTTCCGAATCGGTTACCGTTAATGCCTTTTGCTACGACTACTGTACAAAGTCAGATTATTTCTGCTCAAAACCAAACCAAAGCAGCGAAATTACAGCACACTGTCTCGCAACCACCGCAGATTAATCATCTTGCTACGAAAGAACAGCAAACATCTGGGATGTTAGCCCCGATATCGAGTATATCTCAATGCGTGGGAAATATTTGTTACCAAAGCCCATCGTTCAATGTACAAAATCCGCAATTCACGAAAAATTATATGACAAACCATGTTGGAAATATGTCGAGCTATCCAATTCAGGGACATTTTACTAATTCGGTGCAACAATCGATGTCTCAAAATATAAGTTTGCAACATACGTCGAATCAAAATAGACCTTTGCATCAGAGAATGCAGATCCACAGTATGCCCCAGAATTCGTTATTACATCAAAATGTTGGCCTTCCATCTTCTACTCAGCAAAATGTCTTGCCGAATGTTTCGCAAAACATTAGTTCTCAGCAAGCTGGAAATCTTGGTCTACAACAAAGTATAAATATGCAACAACAATGTCATAGTTTAGACATTCAACAGAATCACAACTTGGGTGTGCAACCACAAAATCTGACAAAGACCAATCTTAGACCGAGCGCGATATCCTTACATAATCAAGTTAGTTTAACTAGTTCAGCGATCATGAACGCTTCTACTTTGTCAACGTTAAATACATATCAAAAGAAGCTTCATCAAACCGCGTCTATGGTGCCTCCAAATGTACCGAATGCACCGGGTAATACGTTAAGTCCAACCACTACATCAAGCTTCCAGTTTAATTTTAACCAAAGTGACTTCAACCAAAATACCTTTGGTCAATTATCTCAGAAACAATTATCGTCATCCATATACAATAAAAGTTCGGATATCTTGGAATTTTCATTTCCCAATCAGGTGGGCATATCGAAAAGCTCGTCACAACCTGCGGATAATTATCCGCTTTTTCATAATTACGAGAATACAAACTTCAATTTGTGGAAAGACACTCGACAGTCACAGCTTTCAATACCTTGTTGGGGTTCAACCAGCGGAAATACGCAATTGCACGGTAAAGATACATCCATTGTGGAGAACTATCACAGTTGGGAGGACTCTGTTAATCCTGGAAACATGATCTCACAAGTTCCATTGAGAACTTCTAATTACCAATCGGATTTGCAACATGCCAAACACTTCACGGGTGGAAATAATTTCGAACAATCTAGATCTCTAGAA GTGGACTTGAAATCGACTCAATCGATCAGTACGGGAAACACCTATTCGTTGTTCAGCAGTAACAATACTTGGGGATCTAGTTCACAAGCTTGTAACTTATCAAGTCAAGATCAGGCAAAGACCCGACTCAGTCAACAATCTTTATGGTCTGGACCTGGCCCATCTCCTTTGGAACGGCTTCTGGAACAGCAAAAATCGTTACGCGAAGGAGGTACTTGA
- the LOC143344840 gene encoding uncharacterized protein LOC143344840 isoform X2, whose translation MGLNAAVQALKKAEPLKDKVQRCKDLLNDSDAWVCQQQLQKIYQQVLILDLEYALDRKVEQELWNLGFKNYIATLQSQAKDRKNPKRGESQALLSWCLEAASGFYLTLLQEICTAFDLDLPFRRKGYIYGCTSPWKAVEKLSVPHKSSCFYACQYCLVHLGDIARYRNESKQAELFYRHAVSLSPSSGQPYNQLALLEASRGNKLGTVFHYTRSVAVKHPFPVATTNLAKTLSSALNDTSLNIDGKTKLTSQEYIAVFLKLHGIIHNLGDLKVAFTYAKLLTETLTALVATESFSSWMLVQMFVINLYALEHTTSVVVGSTESLKNEQFTFDEKNARDCILDLIAGSLSALLLPVYTIKNSIVEYFALPSIKLCLDWIHTKPTVLEEVAFTSRLQIWPSLCVLLNALQNCVIDFAYNQYVKVPLPEDRDLQGFLPLEKSFEYLKFTSTDLEDDIEAYNKLRAVRILRLGHCLAQYRINGSALIAITLGEEKGDNKFSSMSEGSGPSNELMKELEELSLNKERQSAISASPVFSESASSKGSTDVDMLESTLDKRIGILKPQGSLERSKDSNTECNNFESNTLSITRKPRQNIAMQAIMRRAETEQKQVTFKNVSPLVVEEENEKKTKSTLASPAKNMPVGNKNMSVIGEASKPSNVPNASTSTLVTVPNRLPLMPFATTTVQSQIISAQNQTKAAKLQHTVSQPPQINHLATKEQQTSGMLAPISSISQCVGNICYQSPSFNVQNPQFTKNYMTNHVGNMSSYPIQGHFTNSVQQSMSQNISLQHTSNQNRPLHQRMQIHSMPQNSLLHQNVGLPSSTQQNVLPNVSQNISSQQAGNLGLQQSINMQQQCHSLDIQQNHNLGVQPQNLTKTNLRPSAISLHNQVSLTSSAIMNASTLSTLNTYQKKLHQTASMVPPNVPNAPGNTLSPTTTSSFQFNFNQSDFNQNTFGQLSQKQLSSSIYNKSSDILEFSFPNQVGISKSSSQPADNYPLFHNYENTNFNLWKDTRQSQLSIPCWGSTSGNTQLHGKDTSIVENYHSWEDSVNPGNMISQVPLRTSNYQSDLQHAKHFTGGNNFEQSRSLEVDLKSTQSISTGNTYSLFSSNNTWGSSSQACNLSSQDQAKTRLSQQSLWSGPGPSPLERLLEQQKSLREGGT comes from the exons ATGGGCCTAAACGCAGCTGTACAAGCTTTAAA AAAAGCCGAGCCATTAAAGGATAAAGTTCAACGTTgcaaagatcttttaaatgacAGTGATGCATGGGTATGTCAACAACAATTACAAAAAATATATCAACAAGTTCTTATATTGGATCTGGAATATGCACTGGATAGAAAGGTTGAACAAGAACTTTGGAACCTTGGATTTAAGAATTACATAGCAACTTTGCAATCACAAGCAAAAGACAGGAAGAATCCAAAGCGAGGAGAATCACAGGCTTTGCTTAGTTGGTGTTTGGAAGCAGCAAGTGGTTTCTATTTGACATTACTACAGGAAATTTGTACTGCATTTGATTTAGATTTACCATTCAGGAG GAAAGGTTACATTTATGGGTGTACGTCGCCGTGGAAAGCTGTTGAAAAATTATCAGTGCCTCATAAGTCGTCGTGTTTTTACGCGTGTCAGTATTGCCTTGTGCATTTAGGTGATATTGCTCGTTATAGAAACGAGAGTAAACAAGCAGAGCTGTTCTACAGGCACGCGGTATCATTATCACCATCCAGTGGACAACCGTACAATCAATTAGCCCTTCTCGAAGCGTCTCGCGGCAATAAATTAGGCACCGTGTTTCATTATACACGGTCTGTTGCCGTAAAACATCCTTTTCCTGTGGCTACAACAAACTTGGCAAAAACGTTATCCTCCGCCTTAAACGACACTTCGTTGAATATTGACGGAAAAACTAAATTAACTTCTCAAGAGTACATAGCAGTCTTCTTAAAGCTTCATGGTATTATCCATAATCTTGGGGATTTGAAGGTTGCGTTTACGTATGCAAAATTATTGACAGAAACACTGACAGCTTTGGTCGCGACAGAAAGTTTTAGCTCTTGGATGCTCGTACAAATGTTCGTAATTAATTTGTATGCCTTGGAACATACGACAAGTGTTGTCGTAGGTAGCACCGAATCGTTGAAAAACGAACAATTTACGTTCGATGAAAAAAATGCTCGAGATTGCATTTTGGATCTCATAGCGGGCAGTTTATCCGCTTTATTACTACCTGTCTATACAATAAAGAATTCTATTGTCGAATACTTCGCTTTGCCTTCTATAAAACTGTGCCTTGATTGGATCCATACGAAACCCACAGTTTTGGAGGAAGTAGCTTTTACGTCGAGACTTCAAATCTGGCCCAGCCTTTGCGTCTTATTAAACGCCTTGCAGAATTGCGTAATCGATTTCGCTTACAATCAGTACGTTAAAGTACCACTGCCAGAGGATCGTGATTTACAAGGTTTCTTACCATTGGAGAAAAGTTTTGAGTATTTAAAATTTACAAGTACCGATTTAGAGGATGATATCGAGGCTTACAATAAATTACGGGCGGTTCGTATTCTTCGTTTAGGCCATTGTTTAGCCCAATATAGAATTAATGGTTCTGCATTAATTGCTATCACATTGGGAGAGGAGAAAGGCGATAACAAATTTAGCTCTATGAGTGAAGGAAGTGGGCCGAGTAACGAATTGATGAAAGAACTAGAAGAACTTAGTTTAAATAAAGAAAGACAGTCTGCGATATCGGCCAGCCCAGTGTTTTCGGAATCTGCCAGTAGTAAAGGTTCCACAGACGTCGATATGTTGGAAAGTACATTAGATAAAAGAATAGGTATATTGAAACCTCAGGGTTCATTGGAGCGAAGTAAAGATTCAAATACAGAATGTAACAATTTTGAGAGCAACACACTATCTATAACCAGAAAACCAAGACAAAATATAGCAATGCAAGCTATTATGCGACGTGCTGAAACTGAACAGAAGCAAGTTACTTTTAAGAATGTGTCTCCACTAGTCGTGGAagaggaaaatgagaaaaagactAAATCGACTTTGGCATCACCAGCAAAAAATATGCCTGTTGGAAACAAAAATATGTCAGTGATTGGAGAAGCATCAAAACCAAGTAATGTTCCTAACGCGTCCACGAGCACATTAGTTACCGTTCCGAATCGGTTACCGTTAATGCCTTTTGCTACGACTACTGTACAAAGTCAGATTATTTCTGCTCAAAACCAAACCAAAGCAGCGAAATTACAGCACACTGTCTCGCAACCACCGCAGATTAATCATCTTGCTACGAAAGAACAGCAAACATCTGGGATGTTAGCCCCGATATCGAGTATATCTCAATGCGTGGGAAATATTTGTTACCAAAGCCCATCGTTCAATGTACAAAATCCGCAATTCACGAAAAATTATATGACAAACCATGTTGGAAATATGTCGAGCTATCCAATTCAGGGACATTTTACTAATTCGGTGCAACAATCGATGTCTCAAAATATAAGTTTGCAACATACGTCGAATCAAAATAGACCTTTGCATCAGAGAATGCAGATCCACAGTATGCCCCAGAATTCGTTATTACATCAAAATGTTGGCCTTCCATCTTCTACTCAGCAAAATGTCTTGCCGAATGTTTCGCAAAACATTAGTTCTCAGCAAGCTGGAAATCTTGGTCTACAACAAAGTATAAATATGCAACAACAATGTCATAGTTTAGACATTCAACAGAATCACAACTTGGGTGTGCAACCACAAAATCTGACAAAGACCAATCTTAGACCGAGCGCGATATCCTTACATAATCAAGTTAGTTTAACTAGTTCAGCGATCATGAACGCTTCTACTTTGTCAACGTTAAATACATATCAAAAGAAGCTTCATCAAACCGCGTCTATGGTGCCTCCAAATGTACCGAATGCACCGGGTAATACGTTAAGTCCAACCACTACATCAAGCTTCCAGTTTAATTTTAACCAAAGTGACTTCAACCAAAATACCTTTGGTCAATTATCTCAGAAACAATTATCGTCATCCATATACAATAAAAGTTCGGATATCTTGGAATTTTCATTTCCCAATCAGGTGGGCATATCGAAAAGCTCGTCACAACCTGCGGATAATTATCCGCTTTTTCATAATTACGAGAATACAAACTTCAATTTGTGGAAAGACACTCGACAGTCACAGCTTTCAATACCTTGTTGGGGTTCAACCAGCGGAAATACGCAATTGCACGGTAAAGATACATCCATTGTGGAGAACTATCACAGTTGGGAGGACTCTGTTAATCCTGGAAACATGATCTCACAAGTTCCATTGAGAACTTCTAATTACCAATCGGATTTGCAACATGCCAAACACTTCACGGGTGGAAATAATTTCGAACAATCTAGATCTCTAGAA GTGGACTTGAAATCGACTCAATCGATCAGTACGGGAAACACCTATTCGTTGTTCAGCAGTAACAATACTTGGGGATCTAGTTCACAAGCTTGTAACTTATCAAGTCAAGATCAGGCAAAGACCCGACTCAGTCAACAATCTTTATGGTCTGGACCTGGCCCATCTCCTTTGGAACGGCTTCTGGAACAGCAAAAATCGTTACGCGAAGGAGGTACTTGA
- the Tfam gene encoding mitochondrial transcription factor A isoform X1 gives MARFGRLIRSIEIGNLSTRNYLLSCYQNFSKTILKCSQEDIIPMKPKKPESAFLLYIRSIKPNFMGKDHTMSYKEFLPVAAKEWANLNPNEKEDFRKQYKTNYEIYVQELKEYEDSLTPEQKQLLINQKMKQKEQKTKLANKQKQETFGKPKQPLNAFMLYVASKKHEKTSDIIRTQWMSLLTKDWHNMTDVEKENYFIKAKQLKAKYDEDLENWEMDMLDLGHTDIVRRKTLFKHKSIEKKQK, from the exons ATGGCACGTTTTGGAAGGTTAATACGTTCTATAGAAATAGGAAACTTATCAACAAG aaattaccTGCTAAGTTGTTATCAGAATTTCTCAAAAACTATATTAAAATGTTCGCAAGAAGACATAATTCCTATGAAACCAAAGAAACCTGAAAGTGCATTCCTTTTATACATTCGAAGTATTAAGCCAAACTTTATGGGAAAAGATCATACTATGTCATATAAGGAATTCCTACCAGTGGCAGCCAAAGAATGGGCAAATTTGAATCCTAATGAGAAAGAAGACTTTAGAAAACAATATAAAACAAACTATGAAATATATGTTCAAGAATTAAAGGAATATGAAGATTCCTTAACTCCAGAGCAAAAACAGTTATTAATAAATCAGAAAATGAAACAAAAGGAACAAAAAACCAAATTAGCGAATAAACAG AAACAAGAAACTTTTGGAAAACCAAAACAACCACTAAATGCATTTATGTTGTATGTAGCATCGAAGAAACATGAAAAAACTTCAGACATAATTCGTACG CAATGGATGAGTTTATTGACAAAAGATTGGCATAACATGACGGATGTAGAAAAAGAAAACTATTTTATAAAGGCAAAACAGTTGAAAGCAAAGTATGATGAAGACCTAGAAAATTGGGAAATGGATATGCTGGATTTGGGTCATACAGACATTGTAAGACGTAAAACTCTATTTAAACATAAATCCattgaaaagaaacaaaaataa
- the Tfam gene encoding mitochondrial transcription factor A isoform X2 codes for MKPKKPESAFLLYIRSIKPNFMGKDHTMSYKEFLPVAAKEWANLNPNEKEDFRKQYKTNYEIYVQELKEYEDSLTPEQKQLLINQKMKQKEQKTKLANKQKQETFGKPKQPLNAFMLYVASKKHEKTSDIIRTQWMSLLTKDWHNMTDVEKENYFIKAKQLKAKYDEDLENWEMDMLDLGHTDIVRRKTLFKHKSIEKKQK; via the exons ATGAAACCAAAGAAACCTGAAAGTGCATTCCTTTTATACATTCGAAGTATTAAGCCAAACTTTATGGGAAAAGATCATACTATGTCATATAAGGAATTCCTACCAGTGGCAGCCAAAGAATGGGCAAATTTGAATCCTAATGAGAAAGAAGACTTTAGAAAACAATATAAAACAAACTATGAAATATATGTTCAAGAATTAAAGGAATATGAAGATTCCTTAACTCCAGAGCAAAAACAGTTATTAATAAATCAGAAAATGAAACAAAAGGAACAAAAAACCAAATTAGCGAATAAACAG AAACAAGAAACTTTTGGAAAACCAAAACAACCACTAAATGCATTTATGTTGTATGTAGCATCGAAGAAACATGAAAAAACTTCAGACATAATTCGTACG CAATGGATGAGTTTATTGACAAAAGATTGGCATAACATGACGGATGTAGAAAAAGAAAACTATTTTATAAAGGCAAAACAGTTGAAAGCAAAGTATGATGAAGACCTAGAAAATTGGGAAATGGATATGCTGGATTTGGGTCATACAGACATTGTAAGACGTAAAACTCTATTTAAACATAAATCCattgaaaagaaacaaaaataa
- the LOC143344863 gene encoding uncharacterized protein LOC143344863: MDDINARREARRRKILENSENRLLKLTGRNSYTQSEDKCNNDINDTNVFKFDDIWNDIQTTSRNDYDDIRTENIHNTPAHTKLLPLALLTNRINYVLLAFFVNILFLLELDYIFGKTITIPYLPIVMARLYSCKNTRETQYGSLLNAVLILCNIKPNLIYQFKKFVTILHIILGDLALYIFSFTLIYYIFS, from the exons ATGGACGATATTAACGCTAGAAGAGAGGCAAGGAGAAGGAAAATTTTGGAAAATTCAGAAAACCGTTTGTTAAAACTTACTGGTCGAAATAGTTATACACAATCAGAAG ACAAATGTAACAATGACATTAACGATACAAATGTTTTTAAATTCGATGATATTTGGAATGATATACAGACTACTTCCAGAAATGATTATGATGATATAAGAACTGAAAATATTCACAATACTCCTGCTCATACAAAATTGTTACCACTTGCATTATTAACAAACCGTATAAATTATGTATTGTTAGCTTTCTTTGtcaatatattatttttactaGAACTGGATTATATATTTGGGAag ACAATTACAATTCCATACCTTCCAATAGTGATGGCACGTTTGTACAGTTGTAAAAATACGCGGGAAACGCAATATGGTAGTTTACTGAATGCTGTTTTAATCTTATGTAACATTAAACCCAATTTGATttaccaatttaaaaaatttgtaacaatACTTCACATAATACTTGGAGATTTAGCTTTATACATTTTTAGTTTTACCTTAATATACTATATATTTTCATAA